The segment GGGATGCGGAACAGGGAGTCTGTCTATTCCTCTCGGAGCCGAAGGACACAAGGTCGTCGCCTGCGATTTTTCCCAAGGTATGCTCGACGTCATGGAATCCGAACTGCGCGAAAAGAACGTGACGACCGTCTTCCCGAAGCTCATGAGCTGGGAGGACGATTGGGAGGCGCACGGCGTGCGCGAAAACATGGTGGATGTGTCCATCGCCTCGCGCTCGATCGCCGTTTCCGACATGAAGGCTGCGCTCGTGCGCCTGAGTCGCGTTGCGCGCCGACGCGTATGCATCACGCTTTCAACCGGCTCGTCGCCGCGTATGGACGCACGCATCCTTTCGGACCTCGGCGTGAAAAACGAGTTCGGCAACGATTTTCTCTATGCGTTCAACATCCTCGCGACTGCGAGCATCCTGCCCGAGGTGAGCTACATACAGAGTACCCGCACCGATACGTTCGACAGCGTAGACGACGCGTACGAGGACCTCTCGCGCATGGTACTCGACGCGATGGCAGACAAGGAATCCCCCGAAGCGCACGCAGCGCTCAGCCGACTGCGCGACTGGACGCACGAGCACGTGATCGCTAACCCCGATGCAGGTGCGCCCGACAAGAAGGGGCTTCCCCAAAAGAAGTTCACGCTCGACTATAAGCGCATCGTCACCTGGGCGTTTTTGGCATGGGACGCAAAACACTGAGTGAGCGCGGCATCTAGAGCTCGATTCGCTCGAAGAGCTCTCTGCCGACCCCGCACACCGGGCATATGAAATCCTCGGGAAGCTCGTCGACCTCCTCGATGTGGCCGCAAACGGTGCAGCGCCACGCGATGCGAGGGGTTTCGCTCGCTTCGGCAGTCTCGCCGAGGTAGCTCG is part of the Raoultibacter phocaeensis genome and harbors:
- a CDS encoding class I SAM-dependent methyltransferase, yielding MTQNFTPLLSATDWNEEWKRLQIARRKADNAEYWDKRSKTFSTKDAPNAYVERFLELARIEPGESVFDMGCGTGSLSIPLGAEGHKVVACDFSQGMLDVMESELREKNVTTVFPKLMSWEDDWEAHGVRENMVDVSIASRSIAVSDMKAALVRLSRVARRRVCITLSTGSSPRMDARILSDLGVKNEFGNDFLYAFNILATASILPEVSYIQSTRTDTFDSVDDAYEDLSRMVLDAMADKESPEAHAALSRLRDWTHEHVIANPDAGAPDKKGLPQKKFTLDYKRIVTWAFLAWDAKH